A stretch of the Bacillus anthracis str. Vollum genome encodes the following:
- the hisG gene encoding ATP phosphoribosyltransferase: protein MRNIQIALTKGRLEKHVIPLFEQIGIDCSELKNKGRKLVFQSKNTDISFILVKAVDVATYVEHGVADIGVVGKDILMENEKDIYEMLDLGVGVCKFCVASIPTYNPKSYRKKCIATKYPHITSNYFHNKGEDVEIIKIEGSVEIAPILGLADAIVDIVETGKTLQENGLIVFEEMYSISARMIVNKAALKTKKDEIFSIINMMEQEILSGK from the coding sequence TGTGATTCCGCTCTTTGAGCAGATTGGAATTGATTGTTCAGAGCTCAAAAATAAAGGAAGAAAACTTGTCTTTCAAAGTAAAAATACGGATATCTCATTTATTTTAGTGAAAGCAGTAGATGTTGCTACTTATGTAGAACATGGAGTAGCAGATATCGGAGTCGTTGGAAAAGATATTTTAATGGAAAACGAGAAAGATATTTATGAAATGTTAGATTTAGGAGTAGGCGTGTGTAAGTTTTGTGTCGCTTCTATTCCTACGTATAATCCGAAGAGCTACCGGAAGAAATGCATTGCGACGAAATATCCACATATTACTTCTAACTATTTTCATAATAAAGGAGAGGATGTAGAAATTATTAAAATAGAAGGTTCTGTAGAAATTGCTCCTATTCTTGGATTGGCAGATGCGATTGTTGATATTGTTGAAACAGGAAAAACATTACAAGAAAATGGACTCATTGTATTTGAGGAAATGTATTCTATATCTGCTCGAATGATTGTAAATAAGGCTGCCTTAAAAACTAAAAAAGACGAAATATTCAGTATTATAAATATGATGGAGCAAGAAATTTTGTCAGGAAAATAG
- the hisD gene encoding histidinol dehydrogenase: MEIVCEDFQKALTKIKLLRENANIIEETVQRSVREIVQNVRESRDEALSFYTKKFDGVEIKDVRVSEEEIKQASMFVESSFLEALQEAKKNIISYHEKQKRQSMFDCTSKGIIRGQIIRPLENIGVYVPGGTASYPSSVLMNVLPAKLAGVKKIVMVTPPRAGGIDPHILVAASLAGVDEIYMIGGAQAIAALAYGTESIPKVDKIVGPGNLYVALAKREVYGIVNIDMIAGPSEIVVIADETGNAKYIAADLLSQAEHDERATAICITTNIELAKEVEKEIERQLETLPRSEIARESINRNGAIFIVPSIDEALQLSNEIAPEHLELHIKEPMNALAYVKHAGSIFLGPYAPEPLGDYLAGPNHVLPTSGTARFFSPLSVDDFVKKSSFLSYTEGALRDVKHHIVELANKEGLHAHARAIQIRFGEEE, from the coding sequence ATGGAGATAGTTTGTGAGGATTTTCAAAAGGCGTTAACGAAAATAAAACTGTTACGAGAAAACGCTAATATAATAGAAGAAACTGTTCAAAGAAGTGTCAGGGAAATCGTTCAGAATGTAAGAGAGAGTAGAGATGAGGCGTTATCTTTCTATACAAAAAAGTTTGATGGTGTAGAGATTAAAGATGTTCGTGTAAGTGAAGAAGAAATAAAACAAGCGAGTATGTTTGTAGAGAGTTCATTTTTAGAAGCGTTACAAGAGGCGAAGAAAAACATTATTTCGTACCATGAAAAGCAAAAAAGACAATCGATGTTTGATTGCACGAGTAAAGGCATCATAAGGGGACAAATCATTCGGCCGTTAGAAAATATAGGGGTATATGTGCCAGGCGGAACTGCTTCGTATCCTTCGTCAGTATTAATGAATGTATTGCCAGCAAAGCTCGCGGGTGTGAAAAAGATTGTAATGGTAACACCGCCAAGAGCAGGAGGAATTGATCCGCATATTTTAGTTGCTGCAAGCCTTGCAGGAGTAGATGAAATTTATATGATAGGTGGCGCGCAAGCAATTGCTGCTTTAGCATACGGGACGGAATCGATTCCAAAAGTAGATAAAATAGTTGGACCAGGAAATTTGTACGTCGCTCTAGCGAAACGAGAAGTATACGGAATAGTAAATATCGATATGATTGCTGGACCGTCAGAAATAGTAGTTATTGCTGATGAAACTGGCAATGCAAAATATATTGCTGCAGATTTATTATCACAAGCAGAACATGATGAGAGAGCGACAGCAATTTGTATTACAACGAATATAGAATTAGCAAAAGAAGTAGAAAAAGAGATAGAAAGGCAGTTAGAAACATTACCAAGAAGCGAAATTGCACGTGAATCAATAAATAGAAATGGAGCCATTTTTATCGTTCCTTCTATAGATGAGGCACTACAGTTATCGAATGAAATCGCCCCGGAACATTTAGAGTTACATATAAAAGAACCGATGAATGCTCTAGCTTATGTGAAACATGCAGGATCTATCTTTCTTGGACCGTATGCACCAGAACCGCTCGGTGATTATTTAGCGGGACCGAATCATGTATTACCGACAAGTGGAACGGCAAGGTTTTTCTCGCCGTTATCAGTCGATGATTTCGTGAAAAAATCAAGTTTTCTATCTTATACGGAGGGAGCATTAAGAGATGTAAAACATCATATTGTAGAACTTGCCAATAAAGAAGGGCTACATGCGCATGCGAGAGCAATTCAAATAAGATTTGGGGAGGAAGAATAA
- the hisB gene encoding imidazoleglycerol-phosphate dehydratase HisB: MRESSQIRETTETKIKLSLQLDEGKNVSVQTGVGFFDHMLTLFARHGRFGLQVEAEGDVFVDAHHTVEDVGIVLGNCLKEALQNKEGINRYGSAYVPMDESLGFVAIDISGRSYIVFQGELTNPKLGDFDTELTEEFFRAVAHAANITLHARILYGSNTHHKIEALFKAFGRALREAVERNAHITGVNSTKGML; this comes from the coding sequence ATGCGGGAGTCTAGTCAAATACGTGAGACGACAGAAACAAAAATAAAATTAAGTTTGCAGCTTGATGAAGGAAAGAACGTTTCTGTACAAACGGGAGTTGGTTTTTTTGATCATATGCTAACTTTATTTGCAAGGCATGGAAGATTCGGTTTGCAAGTGGAGGCGGAAGGCGATGTATTCGTTGATGCGCATCATACAGTTGAAGATGTTGGGATTGTACTCGGAAATTGTTTAAAAGAAGCATTGCAAAATAAAGAGGGGATTAACCGTTACGGCTCGGCATATGTGCCGATGGACGAATCTTTAGGCTTTGTCGCAATTGATATTAGTGGGCGCTCATATATTGTATTTCAAGGAGAATTAACGAATCCGAAACTTGGGGATTTTGATACAGAACTAACAGAAGAATTTTTTAGAGCAGTTGCTCATGCCGCCAATATTACATTACATGCTCGCATTTTATATGGAAGCAATACACATCACAAAATTGAAGCATTATTTAAAGCGTTTGGTAGAGCGCTTAGAGAAGCAGTCGAAAGAAATGCCCACATTACTGGTGTAAATTCAACGAAAGGGATGTTGTAA
- the hisH gene encoding imidazole glycerol phosphate synthase subunit HisH → MIAIIDYGMGNIRSVEQALKYIGAAYIVTSDKEEIFRSDGVILPGVGAFPKAMDILEEKDLVRMLQEIGRSRKPLLGICLGMQLLFEKSEELQDCNGLSLLPGVIRKLKVPYKIPHMGWNELKKEGEIALWNGVEDGSFVYYVHSYYADCPNEIVYGISDYGVKVPGFVAKGNIYGAQFHPEKSGDIGMQMLKNFKGVVETWKSSQLSI, encoded by the coding sequence TTGATTGCCATTATAGATTATGGAATGGGAAATATTCGTAGTGTAGAACAAGCATTAAAATACATTGGAGCAGCGTACATCGTAACGAGTGATAAAGAAGAGATTTTTAGAAGTGATGGAGTGATTTTACCAGGAGTAGGTGCATTTCCAAAAGCTATGGATATATTGGAAGAAAAAGATTTAGTTCGTATGTTACAAGAAATTGGGCGTTCAAGAAAACCACTTCTAGGCATTTGCTTAGGAATGCAGCTTTTATTTGAAAAAAGTGAGGAACTCCAAGATTGTAACGGATTAAGTTTATTGCCAGGTGTTATTCGAAAGTTAAAAGTTCCTTATAAAATTCCTCATATGGGATGGAATGAGTTAAAGAAAGAAGGAGAAATAGCGCTTTGGAATGGAGTAGAGGACGGTTCTTTCGTATATTATGTCCACTCTTATTACGCAGATTGTCCAAATGAAATTGTGTATGGAATAAGTGATTATGGAGTGAAAGTACCTGGTTTTGTAGCAAAAGGAAATATATATGGTGCGCAGTTTCATCCTGAAAAAAGTGGTGACATTGGCATGCAAATGTTGAAAAATTTTAAAGGAGTGGTAGAAACATGGAAATCTTCCCAGCTATCGATTTAA
- the hisA gene encoding 1-(5-phosphoribosyl)-5-[(5-phosphoribosylamino)methylideneamino]imidazole-4-carboxamide isomerase — protein sequence MEIFPAIDLKEGRCVRLYQGEFSKETVMNEDPVAQAIIFEKFGAKRLHIVDLDGAVAGESLNLSVIERICKAVRIPVQVGGGIRSLVAVEKLFSVGVDKVILGTAALYDKTFLEEAVLLYKEKIIVGIDAKNGFVATRGWLDVSEISYIDLAKQMEKIGVQTIVFTDISKDGTLAGPNIEQLELLQKSVAIRLIASGGVASIQDVKKLNDMNIYGVIIGKALYEKTIDLEEVVEVTKLC from the coding sequence ATGGAAATCTTCCCAGCTATCGATTTAAAAGAAGGGCGATGCGTGAGACTGTATCAAGGCGAGTTTAGTAAAGAAACAGTAATGAATGAGGACCCGGTTGCGCAAGCGATTATATTTGAAAAATTTGGGGCGAAAAGGTTGCACATTGTTGATTTAGATGGAGCAGTTGCTGGCGAGTCATTAAACTTGTCCGTCATTGAAAGGATTTGCAAGGCAGTACGTATTCCTGTGCAAGTTGGAGGAGGAATTCGATCACTTGTAGCGGTAGAGAAGTTATTTTCAGTAGGGGTAGATAAAGTGATTTTAGGAACAGCTGCTCTTTATGATAAGACATTTTTAGAAGAAGCAGTTCTTCTATATAAAGAAAAAATCATCGTTGGAATTGATGCGAAAAATGGTTTCGTAGCAACGAGAGGTTGGCTTGATGTGTCTGAAATTTCTTACATTGATTTAGCAAAGCAAATGGAGAAGATAGGTGTTCAAACGATTGTATTTACAGACATTTCGAAAGACGGGACACTTGCAGGGCCGAATATAGAGCAATTGGAGTTACTACAAAAAAGCGTTGCTATTCGTCTTATTGCTTCTGGAGGAGTTGCATCTATACAAGATGTGAAAAAGTTAAATGATATGAACATATACGGCGTCATAATTGGTAAGGCTCTTTACGAGAAAACGATTGATTTAGAAGAAGTGGTAGAGGTAACAAAGTTATGTTAG
- the hisF gene encoding imidazoleglycerol phosphate synthase cyclase subunit: protein MLAKRIIPCLDVKEGRVVKGVNFIGLQDVGDPVEIAALYNDAGADEIVFLDITATHEGRKTIIDVVEKTASKVFIPLTVGGGISSVKDMYNLLRAGADKVSINSAAVRNPKLIEEGAQHFGSQCIVVAIDARKVAEGKWNVYVNGGRVDTGMDAIGWAKRVVMLGAGEILLTSMDADGTKNGYDLRLTEEISKSVSIPVIASGGCGHADHIIEVFQKTTVDAALAASIFHYGEATIGDVKRKLRNANVEVRL from the coding sequence ATGTTAGCGAAACGTATTATTCCATGTCTAGATGTGAAAGAAGGGCGAGTCGTAAAGGGGGTAAATTTTATAGGGTTACAAGATGTCGGTGATCCTGTTGAAATAGCAGCTTTATATAATGATGCGGGAGCAGATGAAATAGTATTTTTAGATATTACGGCAACGCATGAAGGACGAAAAACAATTATAGATGTTGTAGAAAAAACGGCTTCAAAAGTATTTATTCCTCTTACAGTTGGCGGAGGAATTTCAAGTGTGAAAGATATGTACAATTTACTAAGAGCGGGAGCAGATAAAGTTTCAATTAACTCAGCAGCAGTGCGAAATCCAAAATTAATCGAAGAAGGGGCACAGCACTTTGGTTCACAATGTATTGTCGTAGCAATTGATGCTAGAAAAGTAGCAGAAGGTAAGTGGAATGTATATGTGAACGGCGGAAGAGTTGATACGGGAATGGATGCAATTGGGTGGGCAAAGCGCGTTGTTATGCTTGGTGCCGGCGAAATTTTGTTAACGAGTATGGATGCAGATGGAACGAAAAACGGATATGACCTTCGTTTAACAGAAGAAATTTCAAAAAGTGTTTCCATACCAGTCATTGCGTCGGGTGGATGTGGTCATGCTGATCACATTATAGAAGTGTTTCAAAAGACAACAGTAGATGCAGCGTTAGCGGCATCAATCTTTCATTACGGTGAGGCGACAATAGGGGACGTAAAGAGAAAATTAAGAAATGCAAACGTCGAGGTGCGGTTATGA
- the hisI gene encoding phosphoribosyl-AMP cyclohydrolase, whose protein sequence is MKPNFSKGLLPAVVIEEGTKEVLMLAYMNEEAYEKTLKTKRTWFYSRSRRSLWNKGETSGHVQHVQSLYLDCDQDAIVVFVKQVGPACHTGEKTCFHYKII, encoded by the coding sequence ATGAAACCTAACTTTTCAAAAGGACTATTACCGGCAGTTGTAATTGAAGAAGGTACAAAAGAAGTTTTAATGCTAGCTTATATGAATGAAGAAGCATATGAAAAAACGCTAAAAACGAAAAGAACATGGTTTTATTCTCGCTCAAGAAGGTCGTTATGGAATAAAGGGGAAACATCCGGACATGTCCAACATGTGCAATCGCTTTATTTAGATTGTGATCAAGATGCAATCGTTGTTTTCGTAAAACAAGTAGGACCTGCTTGCCATACGGGAGAAAAAACGTGTTTTCATTACAAAATTATATAG
- the hisI gene encoding phosphoribosyl-ATP pyrophosphatase, with product MENTFKLLFETIEERKRNPLPESYTNYLFSKGEDKILKKIGEECTEVIIASKNNDKEELVKEMVDVLYHCFVLLAEKNIPLEDIMEEVTERNGKLSRVGDRREIDTL from the coding sequence ATGGAAAATACCTTCAAATTACTATTCGAAACAATTGAAGAACGAAAGAGAAATCCACTTCCTGAATCATATACAAATTACTTGTTTTCAAAAGGAGAAGATAAAATTTTAAAGAAAATTGGTGAGGAATGCACGGAAGTAATTATCGCATCTAAAAATAATGATAAAGAAGAGCTGGTGAAAGAAATGGTTGATGTATTGTATCACTGCTTCGTGTTATTAGCCGAAAAAAATATACCATTAGAAGATATTATGGAGGAAGTGACAGAAAGAAATGGGAAGCTTTCGAGAGTAGGGGACAGAAGAGAAATAGATACATTATAG
- a CDS encoding histidinol phosphate phosphatase domain-containing protein, translated as MKVDYHIHLEEGPYSIGWLAKINEALQHYEPLKEAKHSMEWLVKTQERLQRRVKEGPFTTKWIDLYLEEAVRKGIKEVGIVDHLYRFYEAKEYYERYVDISDSRLGRLQKEWLDQVRVASLHDFTKAIEEAKERWSKRGVTLKLGIEADYFIGGEQELQSLLALGDFDYVIGSVHFLNGWGFDNPDMKEYFREHDLYALYDTFFKTVECAVRSELFDIIAHLDNIKVFNYRLDENEQLSYYKEIARALVETNTATEINAGLYYRYPVREMCPSPLYLQVLAKHEVPITLSSDAHYPNDLGKYVEENVKTLRNHNISHLATFTKRVRTMRLLEEVTISK; from the coding sequence ATGAAAGTGGATTATCACATTCATTTAGAAGAAGGACCATATTCAATAGGGTGGCTAGCTAAAATAAATGAAGCACTGCAACATTATGAACCGCTTAAAGAAGCAAAACATTCTATGGAGTGGCTTGTGAAAACACAAGAACGGCTGCAAAGACGTGTGAAAGAAGGGCCGTTTACAACGAAATGGATTGATTTATATTTAGAAGAAGCTGTGCGAAAAGGTATAAAAGAAGTTGGGATTGTCGATCATTTATACCGTTTTTATGAAGCGAAAGAATACTATGAAAGATATGTTGATATTAGTGATTCGAGACTTGGTCGTTTACAGAAGGAATGGTTAGATCAAGTAAGGGTAGCGTCACTACATGATTTTACAAAGGCAATTGAAGAGGCGAAAGAACGATGGAGTAAAAGAGGTGTTACGCTTAAACTTGGGATTGAAGCGGATTACTTTATTGGTGGTGAACAAGAATTACAATCTTTACTCGCATTAGGAGACTTTGATTATGTAATTGGTTCTGTTCATTTTTTAAATGGCTGGGGATTTGATAATCCAGATATGAAAGAATATTTCAGGGAACATGATTTATACGCTTTATATGATACGTTTTTCAAAACGGTTGAGTGCGCAGTTCGTTCTGAGTTATTTGATATTATTGCTCATCTTGACAACATAAAAGTATTTAATTATCGGTTAGATGAGAATGAACAACTTTCTTATTACAAGGAAATTGCGCGTGCATTAGTAGAAACAAATACGGCAACGGAAATAAATGCGGGTTTGTATTATCGTTATCCTGTGCGTGAAATGTGCCCGAGTCCGCTCTATTTACAAGTATTAGCTAAACACGAAGTTCCGATTACACTTTCTTCAGATGCTCATTATCCAAACGATTTAGGAAAATATGTGGAAGAGAATGTAAAAACGTTACGTAATCATAATATTTCTCACTTAGCTACATTTACGAAACGAGTCAGAACGATGAGATTACTAGAAGAAGTAACAATTTCAAAATGA
- a CDS encoding YozQ family protein, with protein sequence MAKQQNKQNVQGVQQQSYTSETTNTAQSVIEEQISDTVAEGTIDVKLGKASQEKA encoded by the coding sequence ATGGCGAAACAACAAAATAAACAAAATGTACAAGGTGTACAGCAACAATCGTATACTTCTGAAACAACGAATACTGCTCAGTCAGTTATTGAGGAGCAAATTAGCGATACAGTTGCAGAAGGAACAATTGATGTGAAACTCGGAAAAGCATCGCAAGAAAAAGCGTAA
- a CDS encoding 2-hydroxyacid dehydrogenase family protein: MAKILVAGKIPEIGLELLKDHDVEMYDKEELISLDELTERVKDKDALLSLLSTKVTKEVIDAAPSLKIVANYGAGYDNIDYTYAGEKGIAVTNTPKVSTEATAELTFALLLAAARRIPEGDTLCRTTGFNGWAPLFFLGREVHGKTIGIIGLGEIGKAVAKRAKAFGMNILYTGPNRKPEAESELEATYVTLEELLQTADFITINCAYNPKLHHMIDEEQFKMMKKTAYIVNASRGPIMHEAALAHALKTNEIEGAALDVFEFEPKITEELKGLKNVVLAPHVGNATFETRDAMAEMAVRNILAVLKGEEPVTPVNQKVFVTK; encoded by the coding sequence GTGGCAAAAATATTAGTAGCAGGAAAAATTCCCGAAATCGGATTAGAACTATTAAAAGATCATGATGTGGAAATGTATGATAAAGAGGAGTTAATTTCTTTAGATGAATTAACAGAGCGTGTAAAAGACAAAGATGCATTGCTAAGCCTACTTTCTACAAAGGTGACAAAAGAAGTGATTGATGCGGCACCTAGTTTGAAGATTGTTGCAAACTACGGTGCTGGTTACGATAATATTGATTACACGTATGCTGGAGAAAAAGGGATTGCGGTAACGAATACACCGAAAGTATCAACGGAAGCGACAGCAGAATTAACATTTGCACTTCTTTTAGCAGCTGCACGTAGAATTCCTGAAGGTGATACGCTATGTCGTACAACGGGATTTAACGGATGGGCACCGTTATTTTTCTTAGGCCGAGAAGTACATGGTAAAACAATTGGAATTATTGGCCTTGGAGAAATCGGAAAGGCAGTTGCAAAACGTGCGAAAGCATTTGGAATGAATATTTTATATACAGGACCAAATCGAAAACCTGAAGCTGAAAGTGAACTGGAAGCAACATATGTAACATTGGAAGAGTTATTACAAACAGCAGACTTTATTACAATTAACTGTGCGTATAATCCGAAATTGCATCATATGATTGATGAAGAGCAGTTTAAAATGATGAAGAAAACAGCGTATATTGTAAATGCTTCACGTGGACCAATTATGCACGAAGCGGCACTTGCTCATGCGTTAAAAACGAATGAAATTGAAGGAGCAGCTCTTGACGTGTTTGAATTTGAGCCGAAAATTACTGAAGAGTTAAAAGGATTAAAGAATGTAGTACTTGCTCCTCACGTAGGAAATGCAACATTTGAAACGCGTGATGCGATGGCTGAAATGGCAGTAAGAAATATTTTAGCTGTATTAAAGGGTGAAGAACCTGTAACACCTGTAAATCAAAAAGTATTCGTTACAAAATAA
- the pssA gene encoding CDP-diacylglycerol--serine O-phosphatidyltransferase, whose amino-acid sequence MYRAAIPNLFTLGNLYSGFLSIGYASLGYYKSAAILVLIGMMLDSLDGRVARLLRVDSQMGKELDSLADVVTFGAAPAVLMYYTSFSNYGIIGLYIAGLFPLFGAYRLARFNVTPSSTSMKYFTGVPITAAGGLVAFLTLFSHTIPKIVLITVFVTFAFLMVSRIRIPSLKDVPIPRYSIIITLFLVGIIITMYQTGFGNFSVFLFIAIPLYILYMLSQFLRQRPSKRANKEK is encoded by the coding sequence TTGTATAGAGCAGCTATTCCAAACTTATTTACGCTCGGAAATTTATATAGTGGATTCTTGTCAATCGGCTATGCATCTTTAGGATATTATAAATCAGCTGCTATTTTAGTACTTATCGGGATGATGTTAGATAGTCTTGATGGGCGTGTTGCTCGTTTATTACGTGTTGATTCACAAATGGGAAAAGAGCTTGACTCGCTTGCGGATGTCGTAACATTTGGTGCAGCACCTGCTGTTCTTATGTATTACACATCTTTCTCTAATTATGGAATCATCGGACTATACATAGCGGGGCTATTCCCTCTTTTCGGAGCATATCGTTTAGCACGATTTAATGTAACACCATCTTCTACTTCAATGAAATATTTCACTGGGGTACCGATTACAGCAGCGGGAGGGCTTGTTGCTTTCTTAACATTATTTTCACATACCATTCCAAAAATCGTTCTTATTACAGTATTTGTAACGTTCGCATTTTTAATGGTGAGCCGTATTCGTATCCCAAGTTTAAAAGATGTACCAATTCCACGATATAGCATCATTATTACACTATTTTTAGTTGGAATCATTATCACAATGTATCAAACAGGGTTCGGTAATTTTTCTGTTTTCTTATTCATTGCTATTCCACTATATATTTTGTACATGCTATCTCAATTCCTTAGACAAAGACCATCAAAAAGAGCAAATAAAGAAAAATAA
- a CDS encoding LTA synthase family protein: MLQRLFPKLRFALVAVVLLWIKTYIVYKLAFDIKIDNFFEEFMLFMNPLAALLLFFGFALFASKHRNRIIVGISFILSFILFGNAMFYGFYNDFVTFPVLFQTNNMADLGTSIKELFTYKTLLLFADAIILMFLSRKFPAFCDKTPLSRSEKRTFFSSVTALLALQIVVSVIYKPQMFSRSFDRQTVVKNLGLYTYHLFDITLQSKSSAERVFASGDGFSEIKNYTDSKDKQVDKNLFGAAKGKNVILISMESTQSFVINKKINGKEITPFLNEFIKDSFYFDNFYHQTGQGKTSDAEFIVENSLYPLDRGSVFFTHATNEYTATPEQLKKYGYSSAVFHSNDKAFWNRDVMYPALGYDRYFNLNDYVGTEQMSVGWGLKDKEFFEQSIPKLKSLPQPFYTKFITLTNHFPFLLNPEDQYVDEFNSESGVVNRYFPTVRYTDEALKQFIKQLKAEGLYDNSVIVIYGDHYGISENHNAAMAQFLGKDAITPFDSMQLQRVPLIIHVPGQEGKVISKVSGQIDIKPTLLHLLGIKTNKSVEFGTDLFIKEEDPLMVMRDGSFVSEDYVYTKNMCYKRSTGEEADISLCQPNIEKAKTELKLSDKLIYGDLLRFDPTNQYKTGTMTTKFE; encoded by the coding sequence ATGCTACAACGTCTGTTTCCAAAACTGCGATTTGCACTCGTTGCAGTCGTTTTACTATGGATAAAAACATATATTGTGTACAAGCTAGCATTTGATATTAAAATTGATAATTTCTTTGAAGAATTTATGCTTTTTATGAATCCACTAGCTGCGTTACTTTTATTTTTCGGTTTTGCTTTATTTGCATCTAAACACCGAAACCGCATTATAGTTGGGATTAGTTTTATACTATCATTCATTTTATTTGGAAATGCAATGTTTTATGGATTTTATAACGATTTCGTTACGTTCCCGGTGTTATTTCAAACAAATAATATGGCTGATTTAGGGACAAGTATAAAAGAACTCTTTACGTACAAAACATTACTTTTATTTGCAGATGCGATTATTTTAATGTTTCTTTCACGTAAATTCCCGGCATTTTGTGACAAGACGCCGCTTTCTCGCTCTGAGAAGCGAACTTTCTTTAGCAGTGTAACAGCTCTATTAGCACTACAAATTGTTGTTTCTGTTATTTATAAACCACAAATGTTCTCACGCTCATTCGATCGTCAAACTGTCGTGAAAAATTTAGGTTTATACACATATCATCTATTTGATATTACACTGCAATCAAAATCTTCAGCTGAACGTGTATTTGCAAGTGGGGACGGGTTCTCTGAAATTAAAAACTATACAGACTCAAAAGATAAGCAAGTTGATAAGAACTTATTTGGAGCTGCAAAAGGTAAAAATGTCATTTTGATTTCAATGGAATCTACGCAAAGTTTTGTTATTAATAAAAAAATAAATGGAAAAGAAATTACTCCATTTTTAAACGAATTTATTAAAGATAGTTTTTATTTCGATAACTTCTATCATCAAACAGGACAAGGTAAAACTTCTGATGCTGAATTTATCGTTGAAAATTCACTTTATCCGTTAGACCGCGGTTCTGTATTCTTTACTCACGCAACAAATGAATATACAGCTACACCAGAACAATTAAAAAAATACGGATATTCTTCTGCTGTCTTCCATTCAAATGATAAAGCGTTTTGGAATCGGGATGTAATGTATCCTGCACTTGGATATGATCGTTACTTTAATTTAAATGATTACGTAGGCACAGAACAAATGTCAGTCGGTTGGGGATTAAAAGATAAGGAGTTCTTTGAACAATCTATTCCAAAGTTAAAATCTTTACCACAGCCGTTCTATACAAAATTCATTACTTTAACAAATCATTTTCCATTTCTTCTAAATCCAGAAGATCAATATGTTGATGAGTTTAATTCGGAAAGTGGCGTTGTAAACCGTTACTTCCCAACCGTTCGTTATACGGATGAAGCTCTTAAACAATTTATTAAACAATTAAAAGCAGAAGGACTGTATGACAACTCTGTTATTGTCATTTACGGAGATCATTACGGTATTTCTGAAAACCATAACGCAGCTATGGCTCAGTTCCTTGGGAAAGACGCTATTACACCATTTGATTCTATGCAATTACAACGCGTCCCTCTCATTATTCATGTACCTGGTCAAGAAGGAAAAGTCATTTCTAAAGTGTCTGGTCAAATTGATATTAAACCAACGCTACTTCATTTACTTGGTATTAAAACAAATAAATCAGTTGAATTTGGAACTGACCTATTTATTAAAGAAGAAGATCCACTTATGGTAATGCGTGATGGTAGCTTCGTTTCGGAAGATTATGTTTATACAAAAAACATGTGCTATAAAAGAAGTACGGGCGAAGAAGCAGACATCTCATTATGTCAACCTAATATTGAAAAAGCAAAAACTGAATTAAAACTCTCCGACAAACTCATTTATGGAGATTTATTACGTTTCGATCCTACGAATCAGTATAAAACCGGAACGATGACAACGAAATTTGAATAG